The following coding sequences lie in one Sorex araneus isolate mSorAra2 chromosome 4, mSorAra2.pri, whole genome shotgun sequence genomic window:
- the ACKR4 gene encoding atypical chemokine receptor 4, whose translation MALEHNQSADYDYDDDHELNGTHDYSQYELICIKEEVRSFARVFLPTFFAITFVVGLVGNALVVATYAFRKKRKTKTDVYILNLAVADLLLLLTLPFWAVNAAHGWVLGKTMCKVTSALYTINFVSGMQFLACISVDRHAAVTRAPGPAGVGRRGRLLCFCVWAAAVLLSIPQLVFYTVNHRGRCVPILPYHLGTSVKASVQMLEICLGFVVPLLVMAVCYFLIARTLLRTPNMKKSRPLKVVLAVVVVFIATQLPYNIVKFCQALDVIYALITDCGLSKRMDVAIQVTESVALFHSCLNPVLYVFLGASFRSHLLEAVKKYGPWRPQRPPVEEIPFDSENPTEPTSTFSI comes from the coding sequence ATGGCGCTGGAACACAACCAGTCGGCCGACTACGACTACGACGACGACCACGAGCTGAACGGGACTCACGACTACAGCCAGTACGAGCTCATCTGCATCAAGGAGGAGGTCCGCAGCTTCGCCAGGGTCTTCCTGCCCACCTTCTTCGCCATCACGTTCGTCGTGGGGCTGGTGGGCAACGCCCTGGTGGTGGCCACCTACGCCTTCCGCAAGAAACGCAAGACCAAGACCGACGTGTACATCCTGAACCTGGCCGTGGCcgacctgctcctgctcctcacGCTGCCCTTCTGGGCCGTGAACGCGGCGCACGGGTGGGTCTTGGGGAAAACCATGTGCAAAGTCACGTCCGCCCTGTACACCATCAACTTCGTCTCCGGCATGCAGTTCCTGGCCTGCATCAGCGTCGACAGACACGCGGCCGTGAcccgcgccccgggcccggccggcgTGGGCAGGAGGGGCCGGCTGCTCTGCTTCTGCGTCTGGGCGGCCGCCGTCTTGCTGAGCATCCCCCAGCTGGTGTTCTACACTGTCAACCACAGGGGCCGCTGCGTGCCCATCCTCCCCTACCACCTGGGCACGTCGGTGAAGGCGTCCGTGCAGATGCTGGAGATCTGCCTGGGCTTCGTCGTGCCCTTGCTGGTCATGGCCGTGTGCTACTTCCTCATCGCCCGCACGCTGCTCAGGACCCCCAACATGAAGAAGTCCCGCCCCCTCAAGGTGGTCCTGGCCGTGGTGGTGGTCTTCATCGCCACCCAGCTGCCCTACAACATCGTCAAGTTCTGCCAGGCCCTGGACGTCATCTACGCCCTCATCACGGACTGTGGCCTGAGCAAGCGCATGGACGTGGCCATCCAGGTGACGGAGAGCGTGGCGCTGTTCCACAGCTGCCTCAACCCCGTCCTGTACGTCTTCCTGGGGGCCTCCTTCAGGAGCCACCTCCTGGAGGCCGTCAAGAAATACGGGCCCTGGAGACCGCAGAGGCCCCCTGTGGAGGAGATTCCTTTCGACTCCGAAAACCCCACCGAGCCCACCAGCACGTTCAGCATTTAA